The following proteins are encoded in a genomic region of Entelurus aequoreus isolate RoL-2023_Sb linkage group LG01, RoL_Eaeq_v1.1, whole genome shotgun sequence:
- the LOC133651951 gene encoding MKRN2 opposite strand protein-like, with the protein MERSVIRLSHCHKDIFCFSLPEECPACGERLKGGRLQEAPVSLPSPLADGHKSSCCLLITPTDDNMRRDFEGTSDLHTGISSTSGVVYNYTERGVSRDVSGWQHCVSIPLVRPDRFHLLAQWDQYLDRFSDVPLWDPTWHSFDEDNHNCFSFCLQFINSVLSVEGRPPLTRETFTRTFILPRMARVSKYMMLCRHIEKEYFYVVDRQAEGQDEA; encoded by the exons ATGGAGCGCAGCGTCATCCGTCTGAGCCACTGCCACAAGGACATCTTCTGCTTCTCACTACCGGAGGAGTGTCCTGCCTGTGGGGAACGACTGAAGGGAGGCAGGCTTCAGGAGGCGCCAGTCAGCCTGCCCTCCCCGCTGGCTGACGGACACAAGAGCTCCTGCTGCCTCCTCATCACACCCACTGATGACAACATGCGCAG AGACTTTGAAGGAACATCAGATCTGCACACTGGCATCTCCAGCACTTCAG gaGTTGTGTACAACTACACTGAGAGAGGAGTAAGCAGAGATGTGAGTGGCTGGCAACACTGCGTCAGCATCCCTCTGGTCAGACCTGACAGGTTCCACCTCCTGGCTCAATGGGATCAGTACCTGGACCGCTTCTCAGACGTACCCTTGTGGGACCCTACCTGGCACAG CTTCGACGAAGACAACCACAACTGCTTCAGTTTTTGTCTCCAGTTCATCAACAGCGTGTTGTCGGTGGAGGGACGACCTCCTCTGACCAGAGAAACGTTCACCCGCACTTTCATCCTGCCGAGAATGGCGAGGGTCTCCAAGTACATGATGCTGTGCAGACATATCGAGAAAGAATACTTCTATGTGGTGGACAGACAGGCCGAGGGCCAAGACGAAGCCTGA
- the LOC133651958 gene encoding MKRN2 opposite strand protein-like — MSGCTVAVFLTCCVCSEEKDSELHVGISSSDGLVFSYTEFGVQRQVQGWEQSIIIPLVAPGNHISDFKRKWDTQLGEFAALDIWTPDRFQEEREFGSCCYGFALGFINRVMTLQGKQSISRECFTSHYVLPRIESASRYLSVFHHVRRHGYCGAEGNLEQLSDWNAFVS; from the exons aTGTCTGGATGCACTGTTGCTGTTTTTCTGACATGTTGTgtctgcagtgaagagaaagatTCAGAGCTCCATGTTGGCATCTCCAGCTCTGATG GACTGGTGTTCAGTTATACAGAGTTTGGCGTTCAGCGTCAGGTGCAGGGCTGGGAACAGAGCATCATCATCCCTCTGGTCGCCCCCGGCAACCACATCTCAGACTTTAAAAGAAAGTGGGACACACAACTAGGGGAGTTTGCCGCCCTGGACATCTGGACGCCAGACAG GTTTCAGGAGGAGAGGGAGTTTGGCTCGTGTTGCTATGGTTTCGCTCTGGGCTTCATTAACCGGGTGATGACGTTGCAGGGAAAGCAGTCAATCAGCAGAGAGTGTTTCACCTCTCACTACGTGCTCCCCAGGATTGAGAGCGCCTCTCGATACCTGTCAGTGTTCCATCACGTCCGTCGCCATGGATACTGTGGTGCTGAAGGGAACCTTGAACAACTTTCAGACTGGAACGCTTTTGTCTCCTAG